One segment of Atribacteraceae bacterium DNA contains the following:
- a CDS encoding DUF1015 domain-containing protein yields the protein MAVLKPFRGYRYSEEKFGKDRIGALFAPPYDVISERLQEKLRQDPLNIVHVTLGKTNGNYEKAARLFRSWIDRGEIIQEEKPAFYIYEQIYRLNPEDDVRVRTGFVGLVRLEEFEKKIIMPHEKTMPKYSLDRLELLKVTGGNLEQIFGIYNDASGEIERLLEKSKTEENLLIDFIDCQEIRHRIWSMTAAGDINTVRRVMNPRTLIIADGHHRYETSLMYRREIRKKLDDPLEEIPEDLVMMTLVNLKNPGLLVLPTHRLVHDLPVNTLEGFLDRCRTYCEVIPFSDQEAMENFLAGSPKRTFGVYIKPQNVWAALTLREVSVMDRLLGRENVNRYLDTSILHELILKKILGIDEDMQANNVDYLKGTKDVYAVAREDNHYQLVFVMKPTPIEDIEQAVAHAQRMPQKSSYFYPKVWTGLVMRLLEERAR from the coding sequence ATGGCAGTACTCAAACCATTTCGAGGATACCGGTATTCGGAGGAGAAATTCGGGAAAGACAGGATCGGTGCGCTTTTCGCCCCTCCCTATGATGTGATTTCTGAGCGATTGCAGGAAAAACTGAGACAGGACCCTTTGAATATCGTTCATGTCACTTTGGGCAAGACGAACGGAAATTATGAAAAAGCCGCGCGGCTTTTCCGCTCCTGGATAGACAGAGGAGAGATTATCCAGGAGGAAAAACCGGCATTTTATATTTATGAGCAGATCTATCGCCTGAACCCGGAAGACGACGTACGGGTACGGACCGGTTTTGTGGGCTTGGTACGGCTGGAGGAATTCGAGAAAAAAATTATCATGCCCCATGAAAAAACCATGCCCAAATACTCGCTGGACCGGTTGGAGCTACTGAAGGTTACCGGGGGTAACCTGGAACAAATATTCGGTATCTACAACGATGCTTCCGGCGAGATCGAGCGGTTGTTGGAAAAGAGCAAAACAGAGGAAAATCTCCTGATCGACTTTATCGATTGTCAGGAGATCCGCCACCGCATATGGAGCATGACCGCTGCCGGGGACATCAACACTGTCCGGCGGGTCATGAATCCCCGCACCCTGATCATCGCCGACGGACATCATCGTTATGAAACCAGCCTGATGTACCGGCGGGAAATCAGAAAAAAACTGGACGATCCACTTGAGGAAATACCGGAAGACCTGGTGATGATGACCCTCGTCAACCTGAAAAACCCCGGTCTCCTGGTCCTCCCCACTCATCGGCTGGTCCACGACCTTCCCGTAAACACCCTGGAGGGGTTCCTGGACCGCTGCCGGACCTACTGCGAGGTCATTCCCTTCTCTGACCAAGAAGCCATGGAAAACTTTTTGGCAGGCTCACCGAAGCGGACCTTCGGGGTCTACATCAAGCCCCAAAACGTGTGGGCGGCCTTGACGCTACGCGAGGTATCGGTGATGGATCGGTTGCTGGGCCGGGAAAATGTCAACCGGTATCTGGATACCTCGATTCTTCATGAGTTGATTTTGAAGAAAATCCTGGGCATCGATGAAGACATGCAGGCGAACAACGTCGACTACCTCAAGGGTACCAAGGATGTTTATGCGGTTGCCCGGGAGGACAATCATTACCAACTGGTTTTCGTGATGAAGCCCACTCCGATCGAAGATATCGAGCAAGCTGTCGCTCACGCCCAGCGCATGCCGCAAAAATCCTCCTATTTCTATCCCAAAGTCTGGACGGGCCTGGTTATGCGCCTGCTGGAGGAGAGGGCGCGATGA
- a CDS encoding orotidine 5'-phosphate decarboxylase / HUMPS family protein, with amino-acid sequence MRTRLLLALDILSLSRARELCGLLAEVVDIIEVGTPLIVCHGLPVVSKVREWTGGGRPIFADTKIVDAGRWETLEAVRAGADMVSVLAGASEATLSEVKQSVVDSGAEMVVDTIDLSPRDESKIEFIDHLLPDYLCLHLSTDVVKRGGTILDHRKVLPLTASPPERIMVAGGINLHNLREVLKAFRPAVVVVGSGLSAQENPLAVAREMRRYIDESGV; translated from the coding sequence ATGAGAACCCGCCTTCTGTTGGCTCTTGACATTCTCTCCCTGTCACGGGCGAGGGAATTATGTGGCTTGCTGGCAGAGGTCGTGGACATCATCGAGGTGGGAACCCCGCTTATCGTTTGTCACGGACTACCGGTCGTAAGCAAGGTACGGGAATGGACCGGCGGAGGGCGACCCATCTTCGCCGATACCAAGATCGTCGATGCCGGACGGTGGGAAACGCTGGAAGCCGTCAGAGCGGGAGCTGATATGGTATCAGTCTTAGCCGGGGCTTCCGAGGCCACCCTTTCGGAGGTCAAGCAAAGTGTCGTGGACAGCGGAGCGGAGATGGTCGTGGATACCATCGACCTTTCACCGCGGGACGAATCAAAAATAGAATTCATCGACCACCTCTTGCCGGACTATCTCTGTCTTCATCTCTCGACTGATGTCGTGAAGCGGGGAGGTACGATCCTTGATCACCGGAAGGTGCTGCCTCTGACCGCAAGTCCTCCGGAACGAATCATGGTTGCGGGGGGAATCAATCTCCATAATCTTCGTGAAGTGCTTAAAGCCTTCCGACCCGCGGTAGTGGTAGTCGGTTCCGGCCTAAGCGCCCAGGAGAATCCTTTGGCGGTCGCTCGGGAAATGAGGAGGTATATCGATGAGTCTGGTGTTTGA
- a CDS encoding SIS domain-containing protein yields the protein MSLVFEEAKGIIIQEAGALLDSIDREEAQRFIDTMEKDWKDRRLFFWARGRSFLVLRGFAMRLMHMGYEVHLVGEPDCPSIRKGDVLVTASGSGSTSSLLLFCEKAKREGAMIASLIGHGGSPLETIADCTVVFHPERCPDSVQLFSSGGGTRFEHALSFFFDACILSLLYDRREEAYREMMLRHANLE from the coding sequence ATGAGTCTGGTGTTTGAAGAGGCGAAGGGGATCATCATCCAGGAGGCCGGGGCCCTCCTGGATTCAATAGATCGGGAAGAGGCCCAGCGGTTTATTGACACCATGGAGAAGGACTGGAAAGACAGGCGGCTTTTTTTCTGGGCCCGGGGACGCAGTTTCCTGGTCCTTCGGGGATTCGCCATGCGTCTTATGCACATGGGCTATGAGGTGCACCTGGTGGGAGAACCAGATTGCCCTTCCATCCGCAAGGGCGATGTCCTGGTTACCGCTTCCGGTTCCGGCTCCACCTCTTCGCTTCTCCTGTTTTGTGAAAAAGCCAAACGGGAGGGTGCGATGATCGCCTCGCTGATCGGGCACGGCGGATCACCGTTGGAAACAATAGCGGATTGTACAGTGGTTTTTCATCCGGAACGCTGTCCCGATTCCGTTCAGTTGTTTTCCAGCGGCGGAGGGACCCGCTTTGAACATGCCCTGTCCTTTTTTTTCGATGCCTGTATTCTCAGCCTGCTCTATGACCGCCGGGAGGAAGCCTACCGGGAAATGATGCTCCGGCACGCCAACCTGGAGTGA
- a CDS encoding DeoR/GlpR family DNA-binding transcription regulator — protein MWLEVIITKIMMKKRERINVITNALSLNGAVRIREISKKLGVSEMTIRRDLDTLSQENIATVIPGGAILKKDVSPELDNENYLISTAESRMIREKIRICQKAAAQVKPNDTLIIDTGSTTEHLMEFIPPSVPLTIICFTLNILTKVCSNPHWKIIFTGGYFHGNTLMFESAEGISLLKKTRANKAFLSAAGIEKKLGVTCANAYEVETKKAALESSDKRILLADSSKFQKVKIGYFAELKDFDLIITDSGIPGSYVSLLQNSGVDLILA, from the coding sequence GTGTGGCTGGAGGTTATCATTACTAAAATTATGATGAAAAAAAGAGAGCGAATCAACGTTATCACCAATGCTCTTTCTCTCAACGGAGCGGTTCGTATCCGCGAAATCTCCAAAAAACTGGGAGTGTCGGAGATGACTATCCGGCGGGATCTGGATACTCTTTCGCAGGAAAATATCGCTACCGTTATCCCGGGCGGAGCCATACTGAAAAAGGATGTTAGTCCTGAGTTAGACAATGAAAATTATTTAATCTCAACTGCTGAATCCCGCATGATCCGTGAAAAAATCAGGATCTGCCAAAAAGCGGCGGCTCAGGTGAAGCCAAACGATACCCTTATTATCGACACCGGCTCGACCACGGAGCACCTGATGGAATTCATTCCCCCGAGCGTTCCCCTCACCATCATCTGTTTTACCCTCAATATCCTGACCAAGGTCTGCAGTAATCCCCACTGGAAAATTATTTTTACCGGCGGGTACTTCCACGGCAACACCCTGATGTTTGAAAGTGCCGAAGGGATAAGTCTTCTGAAAAAAACCCGGGCCAACAAAGCGTTTCTCTCCGCTGCCGGAATCGAAAAAAAGTTGGGCGTCACCTGTGCCAACGCGTACGAAGTCGAAACCAAAAAAGCGGCTCTGGAGTCATCAGATAAAAGAATATTGCTGGCCGACTCATCCAAATTTCAAAAAGTCAAGATTGGATATTTCGCCGAACTGAAAGATTTCGATCTCATTATCACTGATTCCGGGATTCCGGGATCGTATGTCTCGTTGCTCCAAAACTCAGGAGTGGACCTGATTCTGGCGTAA
- the eutM gene encoding ethanolamine utilization microcompartment protein EutM has translation MIMDVYSDALGMIETRGFAAMVEASDAMVKAARVELIGYEKTGGGYVTAIVRGDVAAVRAALDAGQAAAQKVGELVSVHIIPRPHTNVDEALPLGRKTAKGKNG, from the coding sequence ATGATTATGGATGTGTATTCGGATGCTTTGGGAATGATCGAAACCAGAGGATTTGCCGCTATGGTGGAGGCTTCCGACGCGATGGTGAAGGCGGCTCGGGTTGAGCTTATCGGCTACGAAAAAACCGGGGGCGGTTACGTCACGGCCATCGTCCGGGGAGACGTAGCGGCGGTCCGGGCGGCGCTGGATGCCGGTCAAGCCGCGGCGCAGAAGGTTGGAGAGTTGGTTTCGGTCCATATTATACCCCGCCCTCATACTAACGTCGACGAGGCGCTTCCGCTGGGTCGCAAGACGGCAAAAGGTAAAAACGGCTAA
- a CDS encoding EutN/CcmL family microcompartment protein, producing the protein MILARVVGTVVSTRKEPKMEGIKFLLLEKIHPATQEGRGEYLVAMDSVGAGTGEVVFFVGGSSSRMTTVTEGKPSDATVVAIVDEIEMNGKSVFRKG; encoded by the coding sequence ATGATTCTTGCCCGGGTCGTGGGAACCGTAGTTTCAACCCGCAAAGAACCGAAGATGGAAGGGATAAAATTTTTACTGCTGGAAAAGATTCACCCCGCCACTCAGGAAGGAAGAGGTGAGTACCTGGTAGCCATGGACAGCGTCGGTGCCGGAACAGGAGAAGTTGTTTTCTTTGTGGGAGGGAGCAGTTCTCGAATGACCACCGTTACCGAAGGCAAACCAAGCGATGCCACGGTAGTGGCCATCGTGGATGAAATCGAAATGAACGGGAAGTCAGTTTTTCGAAAAGGTTGA
- a CDS encoding EutN/CcmL family microcompartment protein, whose amino-acid sequence MILAKVTGTVVSTTKSDGIAGLRYLIVQPCDSQGKKAEEHLIGLDLVGSGDGEMVLVSQGSSARQSRETHQKAVDCVIVGIVDLIEENGQVVFRK is encoded by the coding sequence ATGATTCTGGCCAAGGTCACCGGAACGGTTGTCAGTACGACGAAGAGTGACGGGATTGCCGGTTTACGCTACCTGATTGTCCAACCCTGTGACAGCCAGGGAAAGAAAGCTGAAGAACATCTGATAGGTCTGGATCTGGTCGGTTCCGGAGATGGAGAAATGGTTCTCGTTTCGCAGGGAAGTTCCGCACGTCAGAGCCGGGAGACACACCAGAAAGCGGTGGATTGTGTCATTGTGGGAATCGTTGACCTGATTGAAGAAAACGGCCAGGTGGTTTTTCGTAAATAA